Proteins from a single region of Pseudanabaena sp. PCC 6802:
- a CDS encoding pre-mRNA-splicing factor CWC21, translating into MITEKSLFPTPKFAPLRKNCPICQGIRRDCRINRDSEIVHCRHDISAVPGFQFIGQDKIGFNMWIADDRDRKPYTAAPRSNRLDRNRRKASAVPRLSLSLHDRDRAIQILLAQLDLNPAHRQNLSDRGLSDDQIDQGMFRSVAPGQPISHIDARLAGIDPSGQKLLINQAGIICPIWDVSGQIVGWQTRFDRDENGKYRWPTSRTKQNPKGATAHLPNGEMPLTCCRPDQTQAIAGQHKIGLAEGFLKPYIAAQKLKTIVIGAAGGNFSSSPQTLKTYLDTLSAELSTKTIQLYPDAGAIANFNVLRQYQKAIALVTSWGYEIEIAWWGQADKSDRDIDELPDGTSIDYITPDAFFALCSPDMQRRLTDNTAEDIGMLYRLKLWLGRAIDRYLPHQGFEAPQPKPPKQIPTTITYKPGKLPRPQDGNCPEIIIFKPGQRLQLLRELVMAGWQHILDRSAPGTGKSHEAGTATPGSLGARQLFYFSHQHRNPTVATIESHYTDLPVRHNGMKLDRDRQTPSGKPWQVWPQGAEKPDTTGNCFRTPLFHTLRSKNIPNIESADNPICATCHLQAVCQGKSGDGFGFRHGRREALQRDRVRAHPDSAPNLDYDWGNVGIFWDEAIPTISPTHSIAARLTDIDRAIATLATELPDRYQELRPAFAAIRARLNGELDKPYYGWSDRDLKQALGEVPANIADILAEVAKVMEPDLNFLEMPDGIDVSAIAGLTKAEASLLRSASQSLRQADYQEAKQQIQERLLLNWLVPFLLVWSGQETGALRIDGDRLTITTRNNRHGAIARAARWNCYQDATATTEYLGLWLGISPQQIIAIAQALPQHDNLEVIQVGGLGLAGKNRSEVCDLRINALKQSLQEKYPDLGVIDWKAKAKSGDGAWFVTSRGSNSFETRSAIASFGIPYTNIGSLADRYIALTGQAIDREDNAEDGSSEFQAFVQWTTNAEILQAVGRLRAHLRPEQKLTFYFCADYDLPAALKAKAVRAVDITPKAGTNAEQLWLQVTDAFQKIYDNLGRPPTQAEITDFVGIKQSYLSKLFTQFAGGWKEWLKIFQSLLDTPYRFWNISDPDYQSLAEKYLPILAHYPPTDLLKEFCDIIAAVGWQGWQRILGLTAFDTRSRLARAMINALT; encoded by the coding sequence ATGATAACAGAAAAATCGCTATTTCCAACACCCAAATTTGCCCCCCTTCGCAAAAACTGTCCAATTTGTCAAGGCATACGCCGCGATTGCCGCATCAATAGGGACTCTGAGATCGTTCACTGCCGCCACGATATTTCTGCCGTCCCAGGTTTTCAGTTCATCGGGCAAGACAAAATTGGCTTTAACATGTGGATCGCCGACGATCGCGATCGCAAACCCTACACCGCCGCGCCAAGATCGAATCGTCTAGATCGCAACCGCCGCAAAGCCTCAGCCGTTCCCCGTCTATCGTTAAGCCTGCACGATCGCGATCGCGCCATCCAGATACTCCTAGCCCAGCTAGATCTAAATCCCGCACACAGACAAAACCTCAGCGATCGCGGCTTGAGCGACGACCAGATCGACCAGGGCATGTTCAGGAGCGTTGCCCCTGGGCAACCCATAAGTCATATCGACGCACGTTTGGCTGGCATTGACCCATCAGGGCAAAAATTATTAATTAACCAGGCAGGTATAATTTGTCCGATCTGGGACGTATCGGGTCAAATTGTTGGTTGGCAAACCCGCTTCGATCGCGATGAAAATGGCAAGTACCGCTGGCCGACCAGCCGCACCAAACAAAACCCCAAAGGTGCCACCGCCCACCTGCCCAATGGCGAGATGCCCCTCACCTGCTGCCGGCCCGATCAAACCCAGGCGATCGCAGGACAACACAAAATCGGTCTCGCCGAAGGTTTCCTCAAACCCTACATCGCTGCCCAAAAACTCAAAACGATCGTCATCGGCGCGGCAGGCGGTAACTTTAGCTCGTCGCCTCAAACCCTCAAAACTTATCTAGATACACTGTCCGCAGAGCTATCTACCAAAACCATTCAGCTTTACCCAGACGCGGGCGCGATCGCTAATTTCAATGTTTTGCGCCAGTACCAAAAAGCGATCGCGCTCGTCACAAGTTGGGGCTACGAAATCGAGATCGCCTGGTGGGGTCAGGCTGACAAAAGCGATCGCGACATTGACGAACTACCAGATGGTACGAGCATCGACTACATTACGCCCGATGCCTTCTTTGCCCTGTGCAGTCCAGACATGCAACGGCGGTTAACGGATAACACGGCTGAAGACATCGGTATGTTGTATCGGCTGAAACTGTGGCTCGGCAGAGCGATCGATCGCTATCTTCCCCATCAAGGCTTCGAGGCACCACAGCCAAAACCGCCAAAACAGATCCCCACGACAATTACATACAAGCCGGGTAAGCTACCCCGTCCTCAGGACGGCAATTGCCCAGAAATTATCATCTTTAAGCCCGGACAAAGACTCCAGCTTCTGCGCGAATTAGTCATGGCAGGCTGGCAGCATATCCTCGATCGCTCTGCCCCCGGCACCGGCAAGAGTCATGAGGCGGGCACTGCTACACCAGGGAGTTTGGGCGCGCGCCAACTGTTTTACTTCAGCCACCAGCACCGCAACCCTACCGTCGCGACGATTGAGAGCCACTATACTGATTTACCTGTACGCCACAATGGCATGAAACTAGATCGCGATCGCCAAACCCCCTCTGGCAAGCCCTGGCAAGTTTGGCCGCAAGGTGCAGAAAAGCCCGACACAACTGGTAACTGCTTCCGAACCCCGCTCTTTCATACTCTGCGTAGCAAAAATATCCCTAATATCGAGAGTGCCGACAACCCTATCTGTGCTACCTGTCACCTGCAAGCAGTCTGTCAAGGCAAATCCGGCGATGGCTTTGGGTTTAGGCACGGTCGTCGCGAGGCATTGCAGCGCGATCGCGTGCGCGCCCACCCCGACAGCGCCCCCAATTTGGACTACGACTGGGGAAATGTGGGCATTTTCTGGGACGAAGCCATCCCTACGATTTCACCCACCCATTCGATCGCGGCTCGCTTAACTGATATAGATCGGGCGATCGCAACCTTGGCAACCGAACTACCAGATCGTTATCAGGAGCTGCGCCCCGCGTTTGCAGCCATTCGCGCTCGGCTGAATGGGGAGCTAGACAAGCCTTATTACGGTTGGAGCGATCGCGATCTCAAGCAAGCTCTCGGCGAAGTGCCAGCTAATATTGCTGACATTCTCGCAGAGGTGGCAAAGGTGATGGAGCCGGATCTGAATTTCTTAGAAATGCCCGACGGTATTGACGTTAGTGCGATCGCCGGACTGACCAAAGCCGAAGCATCGCTACTACGAAGCGCTAGCCAAAGCCTGCGGCAAGCAGACTACCAGGAGGCCAAACAACAAATCCAGGAACGCCTGCTCCTGAACTGGTTGGTGCCATTCCTATTGGTATGGTCGGGGCAGGAGACAGGAGCATTACGCATAGATGGGGACAGACTGACGATTACAACCCGCAACAACCGACACGGTGCGATCGCCAGGGCAGCCAGATGGAACTGCTACCAGGATGCCACCGCCACCACCGAATATCTGGGTCTATGGCTGGGCATTTCGCCCCAGCAAATTATCGCGATCGCCCAGGCTCTGCCCCAACACGACAACCTGGAAGTCATTCAAGTTGGCGGCTTAGGTCTAGCAGGGAAAAACCGCTCCGAAGTTTGCGATCTGCGCATTAATGCTCTCAAGCAATCATTACAGGAAAAATATCCGGATCTCGGTGTAATCGACTGGAAAGCCAAGGCAAAATCGGGCGATGGGGCCTGGTTTGTCACCTCACGAGGCTCCAATAGTTTTGAGACGCGCAGCGCGATCGCCTCCTTTGGCATCCCCTACACCAATATCGGCAGCCTGGCAGATCGCTATATTGCTTTGACAGGGCAGGCAATCGATCGCGAAGACAATGCCGAAGATGGCTCATCTGAGTTTCAGGCATTCGTGCAGTGGACGACAAATGCGGAAATTTTGCAAGCGGTAGGTAGATTGCGCGCCCACCTCCGACCAGAGCAAAAACTGACGTTTTACTTCTGTGCCGACTACGATCTGCCAGCCGCACTCAAGGCCAAAGCAGTCAGAGCCGTAGATATTACCCCAAAAGCTGGCACTAACGCCGAGCAACTATGGCTGCAGGTAACCGATGCCTTCCAAAAAATTTACGACAATTTGGGTCGCCCCCCCACCCAGGCCGAAATTACCGACTTTGTCGGTATAAAGCAGTCGTATTTATCCAAGCTATTTACTCAATTTGCCGGAGGTTGGAAGGAGTGGCTAAAAATATTCCAAAGTCTATTAGATACTCCTTATAGGTTTTGGAATATTTCCGACCCCGACTATCAGTCCTTGGCGGAGAAATATCTACCAATCCTGGCGCACTACCCACCTACAGACTTGCTGAAGGAATTTTGCGATATCATTGCGGCTGTAGGCTGGCAGGGCTGGCAAAGAATTTTAGGACTTACTGCTTTTGATACGCGATCGCGCTTAGCCAGAGCTATGATTAATGCTTTAACTTAG
- a CDS encoding nucleotide exchange factor GrpE, producing MIDRQALFEKFLAALETPPPLPEYLGEPPTSVMDFDPYQMVAEWIALRHELKQQGKLFQASQNTMQVALAELQAQKSDLQQQLANSRSQEVSQSDRKALWRDLIGVVDALDRACSHWQEQIASLDRDLTDAANHPQPFWQKWLQPATSSVPSSLSDVRDVLVSDLQGIDLIRRSLLDVLRERQVVPIAAQGKPFDPKHMYAISRQIAPGFPENTVIQEVVRGYMWESQVLREAQVIVATEQG from the coding sequence ATGATAGATCGACAAGCGCTATTTGAGAAATTTCTTGCGGCTCTGGAGACACCGCCACCTTTACCAGAGTATTTGGGCGAGCCGCCCACATCGGTGATGGATTTCGATCCATATCAGATGGTGGCTGAATGGATTGCTCTGCGGCACGAACTCAAACAGCAAGGTAAACTATTTCAAGCAAGTCAAAATACGATGCAAGTAGCTTTGGCAGAGCTACAGGCTCAGAAGTCTGACTTGCAGCAACAGCTAGCCAATAGCCGCTCCCAGGAGGTATCTCAAAGCGATCGTAAAGCTCTATGGCGCGATTTAATTGGTGTAGTAGATGCGCTCGATCGCGCTTGTAGTCATTGGCAAGAACAGATTGCATCTCTCGATCGCGATCTCACAGATGCCGCAAATCATCCCCAGCCTTTTTGGCAAAAATGGCTCCAGCCTGCCACGTCCTCTGTGCCATCATCGTTAAGCGATGTACGCGATGTATTGGTCAGCGATTTACAAGGCATAGATCTAATTCGGCGATCGCTCCTCGACGTTTTGCGCGAACGACAAGTAGTACCGATTGCAGCGCAGGGCAAGCCATTCGATCCTAAACACATGTATGCGATCTCTCGTCAGATCGCCCCAGGTTTTCCAGAGAACACAGTTATACAAGAGGTAGTGCGAGGGTATATGTGGGAATCGCAAGTCCTGCGAGAAGCACAAGTGATTGTGGCGACAGAACAAGGATAA
- a CDS encoding Hsp70 family protein, protein MSRTVGIDLGTTNSEVAIVENGQARILPGEDGDLMLPSCVGFSNTGKLIVGREALRQYAAAPERTVRSIKRWMGTDHTTTLRVGGTGSEETRDYLPHEISAMILRSLKQRAESALGEEVTQAVITVPAYFTDAQRQATKTAGEIAGFEVLQIVNEPTAAALAYDVRSEETERVLVYDLGGGTFDVSVVEITGAVTEVLASHGNNRLGGDDFDRRLQLHLAELFHQTHDVSVPDDAATQARLLQSAEQIKIELSSHAFAPVKEAFLGTKGKTALHLETEIARSDFEDLIRPLLEETLEAIDRALADANLVATDLDRVILVGGSTRVPLVQEMVAAHLGQLPVDGIQPDLCVALGAALQAGVLAGEDVESILVDVIPHSLGISAAVMTPMGLMPGFFSVIIPRNSVVPVSRSEVYSTVSPNQPMVRIEVFQGENQHAEENVPLGAYTIEDIPPGPAGSIKIEVHFDFDLNGILTVTTTEKAKGQKVKLVVENTAGVQKLSSQDLKQARADLESLFMEEDEMFNVDVEDSSSTEIDSELEKLFVQARSLLDVLEVEQADELQDLLDRMEQAIADGTMATIAQIREELADFVYYANSNL, encoded by the coding sequence ATGAGTAGAACAGTTGGAATCGATCTAGGAACTACGAATTCAGAAGTAGCGATCGTTGAGAATGGGCAAGCCCGGATTTTGCCCGGTGAAGATGGCGACCTGATGTTGCCATCCTGTGTGGGATTTAGCAATACGGGAAAATTGATAGTGGGGCGCGAAGCCCTGCGTCAGTACGCTGCCGCGCCCGAACGCACCGTGCGATCGATCAAGCGTTGGATGGGTACCGACCACACAACAACCCTCCGCGTCGGTGGTACTGGCTCCGAGGAAACGCGAGACTATTTGCCCCATGAAATTTCGGCGATGATTTTGCGATCGCTCAAGCAACGTGCGGAATCGGCTTTAGGCGAAGAAGTGACTCAAGCCGTGATTACGGTTCCCGCCTATTTTACCGATGCCCAACGGCAGGCAACCAAAACAGCGGGAGAAATTGCTGGATTTGAGGTGTTGCAGATTGTCAATGAGCCTACCGCCGCCGCTTTAGCGTATGACGTGCGATCTGAAGAAACGGAGCGGGTACTGGTGTATGACCTCGGTGGAGGTACTTTTGATGTGTCCGTGGTTGAGATTACGGGGGCGGTGACAGAAGTGCTGGCAAGTCACGGCAACAACCGCTTGGGAGGCGATGATTTCGATCGGCGGTTGCAACTGCACTTGGCAGAATTGTTCCACCAGACCCATGATGTCAGCGTACCTGACGATGCTGCTACACAAGCGCGGCTGCTTCAGTCGGCGGAGCAAATTAAGATCGAGCTAAGCTCCCATGCCTTTGCCCCAGTCAAAGAGGCGTTTTTGGGTACCAAAGGCAAGACCGCGCTGCACCTGGAAACAGAAATTGCCCGTTCTGATTTTGAAGATCTAATTCGCCCGTTATTAGAAGAAACGTTAGAAGCGATCGACCGAGCGCTTGCCGATGCCAATTTAGTTGCTACCGATTTAGATCGAGTGATTTTAGTGGGCGGCTCTACCCGCGTTCCGCTCGTGCAAGAGATGGTGGCTGCACATCTGGGGCAGTTGCCCGTAGATGGTATACAGCCGGATCTCTGCGTGGCATTGGGGGCAGCCCTGCAAGCGGGCGTTTTGGCAGGTGAAGATGTTGAATCTATTTTGGTAGATGTGATCCCTCATTCTCTCGGGATTTCGGCAGCGGTGATGACACCGATGGGTCTTATGCCAGGATTTTTCAGCGTCATTATCCCACGCAACAGTGTCGTGCCCGTATCGCGATCGGAGGTCTATTCTACGGTTTCTCCTAATCAACCTATGGTTAGGATCGAAGTCTTTCAAGGCGAGAATCAACATGCTGAAGAAAATGTGCCATTAGGGGCTTATACAATTGAGGATATTCCGCCTGGTCCAGCCGGCAGCATTAAAATCGAAGTTCATTTTGATTTCGACCTCAACGGTATTCTCACTGTTACCACTACAGAAAAGGCTAAAGGACAAAAGGTAAAACTGGTTGTGGAGAATACGGCAGGCGTGCAGAAACTTTCGAGCCAGGATCTCAAGCAAGCTAGGGCTGATTTAGAGTCTCTATTTATGGAAGAAGATGAGATGTTTAATGTAGATGTTGAAGATTCATCATCCACTGAAATTGATTCTGAATTAGAAAAACTGTTTGTCCAGGCTCGATCGCTATTAGACGTGCTGGAGGTAGAGCAGGCAGATGAATTACAGGATCTACTAGATCGCATGGAACAGGCGATCGCTGACGGAACAATGGCTACCATCGCTCAAATCCGGGAAGAGCTAGCAGACTTTGTGTACTACGCAAACAGCAATCTATGA
- a CDS encoding tetratricopeptide repeat protein: MAKKRFPKLEQRRAPITQDGFQTQLQSLLRQQKYRQAIEEIRKALRVQPDLKISPSEAEIWLLRGKQEFQKKDFKQAAASFQCAVQLGLTGEVHYWLAKSLLERDLIDDAIAQIQPAFADGSLPKEYSICYAKLLLLKGDTEAVEQLLSQQVKRFPSAHQNWLRGVLALKAEQPKVALTEFQKVKQPVTQGDRPDIWQIYTQQVLQNWEAAAQKLGLDNTPKSGFSFDLKQPAYAVDPRLMQLALLQKFKTGKPSLQSMRLNQNSQASIEMLRVIDMLELIDEDNLHDAAHVLLKLDRRSTQFPEVAAMRPSLLLLAGQQAMIQGEMSCASEFLQLAQREQPFDPQRSVNLMKVLDLNEDYQELQLLITKLLKWLEREIEQNPHDWSDDRRKATLAYGYCRLADTWIAMGRERTAMGSLQTAERIWADSPEVKGRRGLVADMEGRYDDATQLLTQALEEGCRSQEVYGALLEIWKNLGKPEVALETRRRFGKRFGDLSPEADIEVLPWVDALSTGSYPFFSRLVKEASQNDPAMRACQIFVELARGETKDGQKIVLDQSQAVQKWDALLQGRSPKESVPILQAIALCLQMFAKREKGIAALITQYMLKLSDLRTEHPEAAVAYLTILALKERDLKKLEIPFQSYLRTVPQPGNALAQIQLHVRRYAQTILQDRVLSPSIEDALSREPQNPLLLLAKATTYPIDSPHYEEFKQQGFEIARRLQDAKALQAFREEEAFLSARYVQEAMPSPERFDDFDMGDLEDLLDSLIGNMLGGKVPQDELKRMLPDLKRMMMNDLPDFEEEEEDSGFGFGFPFGGFPGSKKSSKPRRRG; the protein is encoded by the coding sequence GTGGCTAAGAAACGTTTTCCAAAACTCGAACAGCGCAGGGCACCGATTACCCAGGATGGGTTTCAGACGCAACTGCAATCTTTGCTAAGGCAGCAAAAATATCGGCAGGCGATCGAAGAAATTCGCAAGGCTTTACGCGTTCAGCCCGATCTCAAGATTTCCCCTTCCGAGGCGGAAATTTGGTTGCTGCGTGGCAAGCAGGAATTCCAAAAGAAAGACTTTAAGCAGGCGGCAGCTTCGTTCCAGTGTGCTGTGCAGCTAGGTTTAACTGGTGAAGTGCACTACTGGTTGGCAAAATCTTTGTTAGAGCGCGATCTGATCGACGACGCGATCGCGCAAATTCAGCCTGCCTTTGCAGATGGTAGTTTGCCCAAAGAGTACAGTATTTGCTATGCCAAGCTGTTGTTGCTAAAGGGAGATACCGAAGCGGTCGAGCAGTTGTTAAGCCAGCAGGTCAAGCGCTTTCCCTCCGCCCATCAAAACTGGCTGCGCGGTGTTTTGGCTCTCAAAGCCGAGCAGCCTAAAGTGGCTCTCACAGAATTTCAAAAGGTCAAGCAGCCTGTCACGCAGGGCGATCGACCTGATATTTGGCAGATTTACACTCAACAGGTCTTGCAAAACTGGGAGGCAGCAGCTCAAAAATTGGGGTTAGACAATACACCCAAGAGCGGGTTCTCCTTCGATCTCAAGCAACCAGCCTATGCCGTCGATCCAAGATTAATGCAGTTAGCTCTCCTCCAAAAGTTTAAAACTGGCAAGCCGTCTTTACAGAGCATGCGCTTAAATCAGAATAGTCAGGCTTCTATAGAGATGTTGCGCGTTATTGACATGTTGGAATTGATTGACGAGGACAATCTCCATGATGCTGCCCATGTGTTACTAAAGCTCGATCGTCGCTCTACCCAATTCCCAGAAGTAGCGGCAATGCGTCCATCTCTGCTACTCCTAGCAGGGCAGCAGGCGATGATCCAAGGAGAAATGTCCTGCGCTTCCGAGTTTTTGCAGCTAGCGCAGCGGGAGCAACCTTTCGATCCGCAGCGATCGGTCAATTTAATGAAGGTTCTGGATCTTAATGAAGACTATCAAGAACTACAGTTGTTGATTACCAAGTTGCTCAAATGGTTGGAGCGAGAGATCGAGCAGAATCCCCATGACTGGTCGGACGATCGCCGTAAAGCTACTCTGGCTTATGGGTACTGCCGCTTGGCCGATACCTGGATAGCGATGGGACGGGAGCGCACTGCGATGGGGTCTCTGCAAACGGCAGAGCGTATTTGGGCGGACTCTCCCGAGGTCAAAGGGCGGCGGGGGCTAGTTGCCGACATGGAAGGGCGTTATGACGATGCCACTCAATTGCTAACTCAGGCACTAGAAGAAGGCTGCCGCTCGCAGGAAGTTTATGGAGCGCTGCTCGAAATCTGGAAAAATTTAGGTAAGCCGGAAGTTGCGCTGGAGACGCGCCGCCGCTTTGGTAAAAGGTTTGGCGATCTCAGTCCTGAAGCAGATATAGAAGTTTTGCCTTGGGTTGATGCTCTGTCTACGGGCAGCTATCCTTTCTTTAGTCGCTTAGTAAAGGAGGCGAGTCAGAACGATCCTGCCATGCGTGCCTGTCAGATTTTTGTAGAATTGGCGCGAGGTGAAACCAAAGACGGCCAAAAGATCGTGCTCGACCAGTCCCAGGCCGTGCAAAAATGGGATGCCCTGTTACAAGGGCGATCGCCAAAAGAGAGCGTACCGATTTTGCAAGCGATCGCCCTGTGCCTGCAAATGTTTGCCAAACGGGAAAAGGGCATTGCCGCTCTCATTACGCAATATATGCTCAAACTGTCCGATCTGCGGACAGAACATCCAGAGGCTGCCGTAGCCTATCTCACGATCTTGGCACTCAAGGAGCGCGATCTCAAAAAACTGGAAATTCCATTCCAGTCTTACCTGCGTACCGTGCCCCAACCTGGCAATGCTCTGGCTCAGATTCAACTCCACGTGCGCCGCTATGCCCAAACCATTCTCCAGGATAGAGTTTTATCTCCCTCGATCGAGGATGCCCTCAGCCGAGAACCCCAAAACCCCCTGCTACTACTGGCGAAAGCTACAACTTACCCGATCGATTCTCCCCACTATGAGGAATTCAAGCAACAGGGATTTGAGATTGCGCGGCGTTTGCAGGATGCCAAAGCTTTGCAAGCGTTTCGGGAGGAAGAGGCTTTCCTGAGCGCTCGGTACGTCCAAGAGGCAATGCCATCACCCGAGCGCTTCGATGATTTTGATATGGGAGACTTGGAAGACTTGCTCGATAGTCTGATCGGCAACATGCTAGGCGGCAAGGTGCCTCAAGATGAGTTGAAACGCATGCTACCCGATCTCAAACGCATGATGATGAACGATCTCCCTGACTTTGAAGAGGAGGAAGAAGATAGTGGCTTTGGCTTTGGCTTTCCTTTTGGTGGCTTCCCTGGCTCTAAAAAATCTTCTAAGCCTAGAAGAAGAGGATAA
- a CDS encoding NF041680 family putative transposase — MISLDKLEQFRKYTYEIIGNGRDALFDLMDAVLTSRSVSSFVELSLSPLFRREWSSIYEALQDSHPPREDLMKQYIQQMPAAEVTILAGDHTAWSRPYAVTLQERTYEHQPQPGVGSKPVTVGQGYSTIAWIPESEGSFALPLRHERITSFENPIQKAASQLRLVCAEIPGTVLFLGDGEYGCAPFLQQTADIPCIKLLRLRPNRVLYHAPKDYEGHGRPHKHGEKFSLKDSDTWSIPQADITIAEPKLGRLQIRRWPNLHLKQAADHPFTLILVERLDMPESKPLWLIWVAKDEPILSEVWQKYLRRFAIEHWYRLVRQRLHWTIPQLSTPAQMETWSDLMPLLTWQLWLARELVQDSPLPWQKPMTKLSPGRVANAFALVLVRIGSPSPDPKPRGKSPGWPLGKKRTQRIRYPTVKKRYAKPLKKASAATA, encoded by the coding sequence ATGATTAGTTTGGATAAACTTGAGCAATTTCGCAAGTACACGTACGAAATTATAGGGAACGGGAGAGATGCGCTGTTCGACTTGATGGATGCGGTACTGACGAGTCGGAGTGTTTCATCGTTTGTGGAACTTTCGTTAAGCCCATTATTTCGGAGGGAGTGGTCGAGTATCTATGAAGCACTGCAAGATAGTCATCCTCCACGTGAAGACTTGATGAAGCAATACATACAGCAAATGCCGGCAGCAGAGGTGACGATATTGGCGGGCGACCATACAGCCTGGTCGCGTCCCTATGCGGTGACATTACAAGAACGCACCTACGAACATCAACCTCAACCGGGAGTAGGAAGCAAACCTGTTACGGTGGGGCAAGGATACAGCACAATTGCCTGGATTCCAGAGTCAGAAGGGAGTTTTGCCTTACCGTTGCGGCATGAGCGGATCACCAGTTTCGAGAACCCGATTCAGAAAGCCGCTAGTCAGTTACGCTTGGTTTGTGCGGAAATTCCTGGGACTGTGCTTTTCCTGGGGGATGGCGAGTATGGGTGCGCACCATTTTTGCAGCAAACAGCAGACATCCCGTGTATCAAGCTGCTCAGGCTACGCCCCAACCGGGTTCTGTATCATGCCCCAAAGGATTACGAGGGGCATGGGCGACCCCATAAGCATGGAGAGAAATTTAGCCTCAAAGACTCTGACACTTGGTCTATTCCCCAAGCAGACATCACAATTGCAGAGCCTAAACTGGGACGATTGCAAATTCGTCGATGGCCAAACCTGCACTTAAAGCAAGCCGCAGACCATCCCTTTACACTCATTCTGGTCGAACGTCTTGATATGCCTGAATCGAAACCCCTGTGGTTGATTTGGGTCGCTAAAGACGAGCCAATCTTGAGTGAGGTATGGCAAAAATATCTGCGCAGATTTGCCATTGAGCATTGGTATCGCTTGGTGCGTCAACGTCTCCATTGGACAATCCCTCAGCTTTCTACCCCTGCTCAGATGGAGACTTGGTCGGACTTGATGCCTTTACTTACTTGGCAATTGTGGCTCGCTCGTGAACTTGTCCAAGACTCTCCTCTGCCTTGGCAGAAACCGATGACTAAATTGTCTCCTGGTCGAGTTGCAAATGCTTTTGCTTTAGTTTTGGTCAGGATTGGCTCTCCTTCCCCTGACCCTAAACCTCGCGGTAAGTCTCCAGGTTGGCCTCTTGGGAAAAAACGAACCCAACGGATTCGTTATCCTACTGTCAAAAAACGCTATGCCAAGCCCCTCAAAAAAGCTTCCGCTGCAACTGCTTAG
- a CDS encoding RNA-guided endonuclease InsQ/TnpB family protein: protein MEKAFKYRFYPTPEQETLLRRTMGCARLVYNRALAARTEAWYERQERVGYIETSAMLTQWKKQEDLQFLNEVSCVPLQQGLRHLQTAFSNFFAGRAKYPNFKKKHHGGSAEFTKSAFRWKDGKVFLAKSSEPLAIRWSRQLPKGAEPSTITVKLSPSGRWTVSLLVDIEIEPLPKSPNQIGIDLGITSLIALSNGEKVANPKRFAAKRIKLRKAKKALSRKQKGSNNRQKARLKAAKVHQEISDARNDFLHKLTTQLVRENQTIAIEDLAVKNMVKNRKLALAISDASWGELVRQLKYKSDWYGRTLVKIDRWFPSSKRCGHCGHIVDKLPLNIREWDCPKCGTHHDRDVNAANNILAAGLAVKVCGANIRPDRHESKGQLRNPSNGKKQKPKS, encoded by the coding sequence ATGGAAAAAGCTTTCAAGTACCGATTCTATCCAACTCCTGAGCAAGAAACCTTGCTAAGAAGAACGATGGGATGCGCTCGACTTGTCTATAACCGTGCCCTCGCCGCAAGGACTGAAGCATGGTACGAAAGACAAGAACGAGTTGGGTATATTGAAACTTCTGCAATGCTGACTCAATGGAAAAAGCAAGAAGACTTGCAATTTCTTAATGAGGTTAGCTGTGTACCATTGCAACAAGGACTGAGGCATCTCCAAACAGCCTTTAGTAACTTTTTTGCAGGAAGGGCAAAATACCCCAACTTCAAGAAAAAACATCACGGTGGCAGTGCTGAATTTACTAAGTCCGCTTTCAGATGGAAAGATGGCAAAGTATTTTTGGCTAAAAGCTCTGAACCGCTTGCTATCCGTTGGAGTCGTCAACTCCCTAAAGGCGCAGAACCTTCTACCATTACGGTAAAGCTTTCGCCCTCTGGACGTTGGACAGTTTCTTTGTTGGTGGATATCGAGATCGAGCCATTGCCTAAGTCTCCTAATCAGATTGGAATTGATTTGGGTATAACAAGTTTGATCGCCTTGAGTAATGGCGAAAAGGTTGCTAATCCCAAAAGATTTGCTGCTAAACGTATCAAGCTGCGTAAAGCAAAGAAAGCGTTGAGTCGTAAGCAAAAAGGGTCTAACAACCGACAGAAAGCCCGTCTCAAAGCAGCAAAAGTGCATCAAGAAATTAGCGATGCGCGTAATGATTTTCTTCACAAGTTGACAACTCAATTGGTGCGTGAGAACCAAACCATCGCAATTGAGGATTTGGCTGTGAAGAATATGGTCAAGAATCGGAAACTTGCCCTTGCTATCAGTGATGCTAGCTGGGGTGAATTGGTCAGACAACTTAAATATAAATCCGACTGGTATGGTCGGACTCTCGTTAAAATTGACCGTTGGTTTCCGAGTTCTAAGCGTTGTGGGCATTGCGGTCACATCGTTGATAAGTTGCCGTTGAATATCAGGGAGTGGGATTGCCCTAAGTGCGGTACGCATCACGATAGAGACGTTAATGCCGCTAACAATATTCTTGCCGCAGGGCTTGCGGTTAAAGTCTGTGGAGCGAACATAAGACCTGATAGGCATGAGTCTAAAGGGCAGTTGCGAAACCCTAGTAATGGGAAGAAACAGAAACCTAAGTCGTGA